In the Vigna radiata var. radiata cultivar VC1973A unplaced genomic scaffold, Vradiata_ver6 scaffold_223, whole genome shotgun sequence genome, one interval contains:
- the LOC106753278 gene encoding probable kinetochore protein SPC25 isoform X1 produces MESTISICDAEISLQTQKINAFTASFSESLHSLLHTVQETARCQVQLDESKAKLRDTEDDLVKALAVKTRKEAKRMALVDAIASTKARVQELDAIIQEQRTKKQAYAAILSQQSLALTASEGELNESVEQKDETQEVISWYNTVLGFHVKCGRGVKFTFKNINMNNPNEEYFFTILHGKDTYSLLSCEPSLGETKELIHELNNTNDLFKFVRVMRKKFQEAVAQGSLVETAGEHEESAFNSASAPVLLMSSVRSDFPGKENEHQVEPIEGNTKVGKIHVNRRLKAVLSPGSASSVRKSPRLKVFFLDLKYNYHSWNNCYGLLFYVHWPFFSSILLFLLYFS; encoded by the exons ATGGAGTCCACAATCTCAATTTGCGACGCAGAGATCTCTCTTCAAACGCAAAAAATCAACGCTTTCACCGCTTCTTTTTCCGAATCCCTCCACTCTCTCCTACACACAGTGCAAGAAACCGCTCGCTGTCAAG TTCAACTAGACGAGTCAAAAGCTAAACTGAGAGACACCGAGGATGATTTGGTCAAAGCACTTGCCG TCAAGACTCGCAAAGAGGCCAAGCGAATGGCTTTGGTGGATGCTATTGCTTCTACAAAGGCTAGAGTTCAAGAACTCGATGCAATTATTCAGGAGCAGCGTACCAAAAAACAAGCATATGCTGCAATTCTATCTCAACAATCTCTTG CTCTGACTGCATCTGAAGGGGAATTAAACGAAAGCGTTGAACAGAAAGATGAAACACAAGAGGTCATTTCCTGGTACAATACGGTCCTTGGTTTTCATGTAAAATGCGGACGTG GGGTAAAATTCACATTcaagaatataaatatgaaCAATCCAAATGAGGAGTACTTTTTTACTATCCTCCATGGAAAGGATACATATTCGT TATTAAGTTGTGAACCTTCCCTCGGTGAAACCAAAGAATTGATCCACGAATTAAACAACacaaatgatttatttaaatttgtcaGAGTAATGAGGAAAAAGTTCCAAGAAGCAGTGGCACAAG GGAGTTTGGTCGAGACAGCTGGTGAACATGAAGAGTCTGCTTTTAACTCTGCATCTGCTCCAGTTTTGTTAATGTCATCTGTTAGAAGTGACTTTCCGGGCAAGGAAAATGAGCATCAAGTTGAGCCTATAGAAGGTAATACAAAAGTCGGAAAAATACACGTTAATAGAAGGTTAAAAGCAGTTTTATCTCCTGGATCTGCATCATCTGTTCGCAAGTCTCCTCGTTTGAAG GTCTTTTTTCTGGATCTGAAATATAACTATCATTCTTGGAATAATTGCTACGGCCTACTGTTTTATGTGCATTGGCCCTTCTTCAGTAGTATCCTACTGttccttttgtatttttcttaa
- the LOC106753278 gene encoding probable kinetochore protein SPC25 isoform X2 yields the protein MESTISICDAEISLQTQKINAFTASFSESLHSLLHTVQETARCQVQLDESKAKLRDTEDDLVKALAVKTRKEAKRMALVDAIASTKARVQELDAIIQEQRTKKQAYAAILSQQSLALTASEGELNESVEQKDETQEVISWYNTVLGFHVKCGRGVKFTFKNINMNNPNEEYFFTILHGKDTYSLLSCEPSLGETKELIHELNNTNDLFKFVRVMRKKFQEAVAQGSLVETAGEHEESAFNSASAPVLLMSSVRSDFPGKENEHQVEPIEGNTKVGKIHVNRRLKAVLSPGSASSVRKSPRLKARKES from the exons ATGGAGTCCACAATCTCAATTTGCGACGCAGAGATCTCTCTTCAAACGCAAAAAATCAACGCTTTCACCGCTTCTTTTTCCGAATCCCTCCACTCTCTCCTACACACAGTGCAAGAAACCGCTCGCTGTCAAG TTCAACTAGACGAGTCAAAAGCTAAACTGAGAGACACCGAGGATGATTTGGTCAAAGCACTTGCCG TCAAGACTCGCAAAGAGGCCAAGCGAATGGCTTTGGTGGATGCTATTGCTTCTACAAAGGCTAGAGTTCAAGAACTCGATGCAATTATTCAGGAGCAGCGTACCAAAAAACAAGCATATGCTGCAATTCTATCTCAACAATCTCTTG CTCTGACTGCATCTGAAGGGGAATTAAACGAAAGCGTTGAACAGAAAGATGAAACACAAGAGGTCATTTCCTGGTACAATACGGTCCTTGGTTTTCATGTAAAATGCGGACGTG GGGTAAAATTCACATTcaagaatataaatatgaaCAATCCAAATGAGGAGTACTTTTTTACTATCCTCCATGGAAAGGATACATATTCGT TATTAAGTTGTGAACCTTCCCTCGGTGAAACCAAAGAATTGATCCACGAATTAAACAACacaaatgatttatttaaatttgtcaGAGTAATGAGGAAAAAGTTCCAAGAAGCAGTGGCACAAG GGAGTTTGGTCGAGACAGCTGGTGAACATGAAGAGTCTGCTTTTAACTCTGCATCTGCTCCAGTTTTGTTAATGTCATCTGTTAGAAGTGACTTTCCGGGCAAGGAAAATGAGCATCAAGTTGAGCCTATAGAAGGTAATACAAAAGTCGGAAAAATACACGTTAATAGAAGGTTAAAAGCAGTTTTATCTCCTGGATCTGCATCATCTGTTCGCAAGTCTCCTCGTTTGAAG GCTAGGAAAGAAAGTTGA